In the Malus domestica chromosome 16, GDT2T_hap1 genome, one interval contains:
- the LOC103403408 gene encoding alanine--tRNA ligase, producing MRSGIREKGAIAFRALLISLPCPRFTSPSTHTHLPPPLLYRGRPLAAAYRCHSSSAKASTPSAMPGAESQGLEWPAKRVRDTFVKFFEEKGHVFWKSSPVVPHNDPTLLFANAGMNQFKPIFLGTADPNTQLSKLTRACNTQKCIRAGGKHNDLDDVGKDTYHHTFFEMLGNWSFGDYFKNEAIGWAWELLTKVYKLPEDRIYATYFGGDEKAGLAPDDEARELWLKFLPAGHVLPFGCKDNFWEMGDTGPCGPCTEIHYDRIGNRDAASLVNNDDPTCIEIWNLVFIQFNRESDGSLKPLPAKHVDTGMGFERLTSILQNKMSNYDTDVFMPIFDAIQQATGAPPYSGKVGVDDVDKIDMAYRVVADHIRTLSFSIADGSRPGNDGREYVLRRILRRAVRYGNDVLKAKEGFFNGLVHILVTLMGDVFPEVQQHEAHIREIIKEEEETFEKTLQKGIERFKKAAQDVQGKTFSGQDAFVLWDTFGFPLDLTQLMAEERGLMVDVEGFNNAMDEARERSRSAQNKQAGGAIVMDADATATLHKRGVAATDDSFKFIWNQDHQSVVKAIYTGSEFINSASAGNEVGIVLESTNFYAEQGGQIFDTGSLEGSSFSFQVCNVQIYGGFVVHIGSFSGESGKLLVGEKVNCKVDYNRRKLIAPNHTCTHMLNFALREVLGNHVDQKGSIVLAEKLRFDFSHGKPVDPDSLRRIESIVNEQIRAELGVYAKEVALVDAKRINGLRAVFGEVYPDPVRVVAIGRKVEDLLDYPENEEWLSISAELCGGTHISNTREAKAFALLSEEGIAKGIRRITAVTSEGAFQAIELARSLEQDVHEASKAEGSLLEKKVASLKSRVDSAPIPAAKKAEIRTKMAVLQTQLKKAQKMIAEQNIKNAVKVATEMAEVAASDGKAYCVSQVDVGLDTAAVREAVLKITGMGMPAMVFSTDETTNKALVCAGVPGDKGTQLEVSEWLTAAMGPLNGRCGKGKGGLATGQGTDASRLNEAIDLATSFAQMKLR from the exons CTCAGGGGCTGGAGTGGCCGGCGAAGCGCGTCAGGGACACCTTCGTCAAGTTTTTCGAGGAGAAGGGCCACGTCTTCTGGAAGTCTAGCCCCGTCGTTCCCCACAACGATCCCACTCTTTTATTCGCCAATGCTG GTATGAACCAGTTCAAGCCCATTTTTCTGGGGACAGCGGACCCAAACACTCAGTTGAGCAAGCTGACTCGAGCATGCAACACCCAGAAATGTATAAGAGCAGGCGGGAAGCACAACGATCTCGATGATGTAGGGAAAGACACTTACCACCACACCTTCTTTGAGATGCTTGGCAATTGGTCTTTTGGGGATTATTTCAAGAACGAAGCCATTGGATGGGCTTGGGAGCTTCTCACAAAA GTTTATAAGCTGCCAGAAGATCGAATTTATGCCACCTATTTTGGTGGTGATGAGAAGGCTGGTCTTGCTCCTGATGATGAAGCTAGAGAGTTGTGGCTTAAGTTTCTACCAGCTGGTCATGTACTACCGTTTGGCTGTAAG GATAACTTCTGGGAGATGGGAGATACTGGTCCTTGTGGTCCTTGCACTGAAATTCATTATGATAGAATCGGAAATCGTGATGCTGCATCGTTAGTCAACAACGATGATCCTACCTGCATTGAAATTTGGAACCTTGTCTTTATTCAG TTCAATAGGGAAAGTGATGGTTCTCTAAAACCGCTCCCTGCTAAGCATGTTGACACTGGGATGGGATTTGAAAGATTAACTTCCATACTTCAGAACAAGATGAGCAATTATGATACTGATGTGTTCATGCCCATCTTTGATGCTATCCAACAG GCAACAGGGGCTCCACCATATTCTGGGAAAGTTGGTGTGGATGATGTAGACAAAATCGACATGGCATACAGAGTTGTTGCAGATCATATAAGAACTCTTTCATTTTCCATTGCTGATGGGTCTCGTCCAG GCAATGACGGCCGCGAATATGTTCTGAGGCGCATTCTTCGTCGCGCTGTTCGGTATGGAAATGATGTCCTAAAGGCTAAAGAAGGATTTTTCAATGG GCTTGTGCACATTCTGGTGACACTGATGGGTGATGTTTTCCCAGAGGTACAACAACATGAAGCACATATCAGGGAGATAAtcaaagaggaggaagaaactTTTGAGAAGACTTTACAGAAG GGAATAGAAAGATTCAAGAAGGCTGCTCAGGATGTTCAAGGGAAAACATTTAGTGGGCAG GatgcttttgttttgtgggACACATTTGGGTTTCCATTAGATTTGACTCAG TTGATGGCAGAGGAAAGGGGATTGATGGTTGATGTTGAGGGTTTCAATAATGCTATGGATGAGGCTCGAGAAAGATCAAGGAGCGCTCAAAATAAG CAAGCTGGTGGTGCTATTGTTATGGATGCTGATGCGACTGCTACATTGCACAAGAGGGGAGTTGCTGCAACAGATGAcagctttaaatttatttggaACCAG GACCATCAAAGTGTGGTAAAAGCAATTTACACTGGTTCTGAGTTTATTAATAGTGCTTCTGCTGGCAATGAAGTTGGTATAGTTTTGGAGTCTACAAATTTTTATGCTGAGCAGGGTGGTCAG ATTTTTGATACTGGATCACTTGAAGGATCTTCTTTCTCGTTTCAAGTTTGCAATGTTCAAATTTATGGAGGTTTTGTTGTCCACATTGGTTCTTTTTCTGGAGAGAGTGGCAAACTCTTAGTCGGTGAAAAAGTAAATTGCAAG GTTGATTACAATAGGCGTAAACTCATTGCCCCTAACCATACCTGCACGCACATGTTGAATTTTGCTCTGAGG GAAGTTCTTGGAAATCATGTCGACCAGAAGGGTTCTATTGTTCTTGCTGAGAAATTGAGATTTGATTTTTCACATG GCAAGCCGGTAGATCCTGACAGTTTGAGAAGAATAGAGTCAATTGTGAATGAGCAAATCAGAGCTGAATTAGGTGTATATGCTAAAGAGGTAGCCCTGGTTGATGCCAAGCGCATCAATGGTTTAAGGGCTGTATTTGGAGAG GTATATCCTGACCCAGTAAGAGTGGTGGCTATTGGGCGAAAGGTTGAGGATCTTTTGGATTACCCCGAAAATGAGGAATGGTTATCAATTTCAGCAGAACTTTGTGGAG GGACACATATATCAAATACACGGGAAGCAAAGGCCTTTGCTCTTTTATCTGAGGAGGGAATTGCTAAGGGAATACGGAGAATAACTGCTGTCACAAGTGAAGGTGCTTTTCAGGCAATTGAATTGGCTCGGTCGCTTGAGCAAGACGTACATGAAGCGTCCAAGGCTGAAGGAAGCTTGCTGGAGAAG AAAGTAGCTTCCCTAAAATCTCGTGTGGACTCAGCACCAATTCCAGCTGCTAAGAAAGCTGAAATCAGGACCAAGATGGCTGTACTTCAG ACCCAATTGAAGAAAGCACAGAAGATGATTGCAGAGCAAAATATAAAGAATGCTGTCAAGGTTGCAACTGAGATGGCTGAAGTTGCTGCTTCAGATGGGAAAGCTTACTGTGTTTCCCAAGTTGATGTTGGTTTGGATACAGCTGCAGTTCGTGAGGCTGTTTTGAAGATCACTGGGATG GGAATGCCTGCCATGGTTTTCAGCACGGATGAGACCACAAATAAAGCTTTGGTGTGTGCTGGCGTACCAGGGGACAAGGGCACTCAGTTGGAGGTCTCAGAGTGGTTGACAGCAGCTATGGGTCCTTTGAATGGAAGATGCGGAAAAGGAAAAGGTGGCCTTGCTACTGGCCAG GGAACAGATGCATCTCGTCTGAATGAGGCGATAGACCTTGCAACGAGTTTTGCACAGATGAAATTGAGATGA